The Candidatus Paceibacterota bacterium genomic sequence TCCCAGGGATCGGCGCATGGAACATGGTGGTGGGCTTTGGCTTTATTGGGGTGGGCTTCACCCTGGCTACCAAGTGGCGTTAAAGAGGTAAATTACACGCTTGTAATTCTCCACATAGGGGATAACTCCTGTGGATAACTCAGTTCTTGACGCGAAGAATCACATTGGTGGCGATCAGCCCACCGATCAGCCCACCTAGGTGAGCGTGCCAGTCAATTCCGGGCAGAAGAAAAGCCATCGCAAAGTTAATTCCAATGATGACCAGAATGCTTTTTACATCAGCCCCGATCCTCTTTGCCACTAAAGCAAAGGCGCCGAAGAGCCCAAAGAGTGCCCCTGAAACGCCTACCGAGAGCTGATAGGCGGGGTTGAGATAGAGCGAAGTCAGTGAGCCGGCAACCAGTGAAATGAAAAAAATGGCGAGGAATCGAGTCCTACCAAATAATTGCTCAAGTGGGTTGCCGAGAACTAGGAGTGCGTACATATTGAAGCCGAGATGCATGAAGCCCCCATGAATAAGGGCAACCGTGATTACTCGGTACCACTCGCCAGCAGCTACACCATGCCCGTCGATTGGTCCTTTGAATAGCCCTAAATCAATCTCAAGAGTAGGTACAAATAACTGAAGCAGGTAGAACCCACAGATTATGGTTATGAGCCCGGTGGTGGCGTTTCGCTTCACGCTACCTTCACCCAACCATTAAGAGATGGTGACGGAGTTAATCGTTATAGGTGTAGCTGGACGATCTTGTCCGTCAGTCTTTGCTTGCGCAATTTTGTCCACAACGGCCTGGCTCGCGGCATCTTTTACTTCACCGAAGATAGTGTGTTTACGGTTCAGCCACGTTGTTGGTGCCACTGTAATGAAGAACTGTGAACCGTTGGTTCCAGGACCGGAGTTGGCCATTGCCAAAATGTACGGGCGATCAAAAACTAATTCGCCGTGGAATTCATCCGCGAATTTGTAGCCTGGGCCGCCAGTACCGCGACCTAGTGGATCTCCACCTTGAATCATGAACCCCTTGATGACGCGGTGAAATACCGTGTTGTCGTAAAGGTTGGCGGTCGTCTTTTCGCCATTACGCGGATCGGTCCACTCGCGGGCACCGGTTGCAAGTTCAATGAAGTTCGCCACCGTCTTAGGGGCGTGATTGGGGAATAGTTCGATGACGATGTCACCCAATGAGGTGTGCAGGGTTGCTGAAGTATTTGTCATGTGGAGACTAGGGGAATCGAACCCCTAACCCCCGCCTTGCAAAGGCGGTGCTCTACCAATTGAGCTAAGTCCCCGTGGTCAACGGGAGTGGGCCTTGGAGGACTTGAACCTCCGACCTCTTCCTTATCAGGGAAGCGCTCTAACCAGGCTGAGCTAAAGGCCCCAAAACCTGCGTAAGGCTACAGGTAATTAGAGGTAGACCCCAAACCGCGTTTTTACTCTGATTCCACCTCCGCGCTCTTGGTGACAGAGAGTACCTGAACCCCATCATCCAAATTGACCAATCTCACGCCCATTGAATCCCGGCCAGTTTGGCGAACTTCTGAGGCGGGGGTCCGCATGACGGTTCCTGCGGATGTAATAGCCAGTACCTCGTCCTCTTCTCGAAGGACCAGGGCGCTAACCAGAACCCCGCGCGAATCCTCATCAATCTTGGCCGCCTTGATTCCAATGCCGCCTCGTCCTTGCACCCGGTACTCGTCCAGCGGTGTCTTCTTTCCGTAACCGCCATCGGTTGCGGTGAAGACGAGAAGGTTTGAATCCTGGGTATTGATTCTTGCCATAGTGAGAAGTTCGTCGCCCTCGCGGAATTTCATTCCGATCACACCGCTAGTTGATCGACCCATCGGGCGAAGAGCGTCGTCATCTGCCAGGAAGCGCAATGCCATGCCTTTTTTGGAGACCAGAAGTAATTCATCTTTCCCATTGACGAGGGCAGCGCTGACAACTTCATCGCCTGTTCGCAGGGAGATCGCAATCAATCCACCTGCACGAGGTGAATCATATTCACTCAATGCGGTTTTTTTGATGAGACCATTTTTAGTTGCGAGAACGAGATATGGCTGAACTCCGTAATCTTTAATGGAAAGAACTTGTGCGATCTGCTCATCCGGCTTGAAAGCCATGAGGTTGGCGACATGCTGTCCGCGCGCATCACGACCAGCGTCTGGCAATTCATGAACTTTTGATCGATAAATACGGCCCTGGTTGGTGAAAAATAGGAGCCAGTCATGCGTCGAGGCAACAAAAAAATGATCGACCACATCATCTTGCTTTAAAGAAGCGCCTCTGACTCCCTTACCGCCACGTTTCTGCGAACGATAGAGCTCGGCACGTGTTCTTTTTGCATACCCAGTGTGAGTAATAGTGACGACGGCATCTTGAT encodes the following:
- a CDS encoding rhomboid family intramembrane serine protease — protein: MKRNATTGLITIICGFYLLQLFVPTLEIDLGLFKGPIDGHGVAAGEWYRVITVALIHGGFMHLGFNMYALLVLGNPLEQLFGRTRFLAIFFISLVAGSLTSLYLNPAYQLSVGVSGALFGLFGAFALVAKRIGADVKSILVIIGINFAMAFLLPGIDWHAHLGGLIGGLIATNVILRVKN
- a CDS encoding peptidylprolyl isomerase; its protein translation is MTNTSATLHTSLGDIVIELFPNHAPKTVANFIELATGAREWTDPRNGEKTTANLYDNTVFHRVIKGFMIQGGDPLGRGTGGPGYKFADEFHGELVFDRPYILAMANSGPGTNGSQFFITVAPTTWLNRKHTIFGEVKDAASQAVVDKIAQAKTDGQDRPATPITINSVTIS